A window of Diabrotica virgifera virgifera chromosome 9, PGI_DIABVI_V3a contains these coding sequences:
- the LOC126891846 gene encoding cilia- and flagella-associated protein 298: MVLIHIKHKDENQFLYETTLNTSVENLVTSVVAIYNGRLKVDRICSEMEELSKYGTLYPPDILGLNEDQVQELKLVDTWGEKCIPSGGFEYNKDPIGRRNGKQPKKNMQEVLMKAVREAKEMISKNLLLQGKCLTMKIVQEAINILKGAVTIVYPMKLPPHDVIRMEFENIEDLAGTQASLDIIDPTTAQIWFCGKEMYRDNKTVGDYVGKIEKSKVVMKISKRGSGPPGREPVMTEEERKQLMLHAYKRQEELKKLDKDDDDSYMNSQWADGQMMKRTFHGLNNISWRP; encoded by the exons ATGGTTTTAATTCATATAAAACATAAAGACGAAAACCAGTTCCTATACGAAACAACATTAAACACATCTGTTGAAAATTTAGTTACTTCTGTTGTGGCGATATATAATGGAAGATTAAAGGTTGATAGGATTTGCAGTGAAATGGAGGAATTGTCG AAATACGGTACTTTGTATCCTCCAGATATTCTGGGACTAAATGAAGACCAAGTACAAGAATTGAAACTTGTAGATACATGGGGCGAAAAGTGCATACCAAGTGGCGGTTTTGAATATAACAAAGACCCCATAGGAAGGAGAAACGGAAAACAACCAAAGAAAAATATGCAAGAAGTTTTGATGAAAGCCGTGAGAGAAGCGAAAGAAATGATTTCGAAGAATCTTCTGTTACAAG GAAAGTGTCTCACAATGAAAATAGTTCAGGAAGCTATCAATATTCTGAAAGGAGCGGTCACCATTGTCTACCCCATGAAACTTCCCCCTCACGATGTCATACGTATGGAGTTTGAAAATATTGAAGACCTTGCTGGAACTCAAGCCTCATTAGACATAATTGATCCTACTACTGCGCAAATATGGTTCTGCGGGAAAGAAATGTATAG GGACAACAAAACCGTTGGAGATTATGTGGGAAAGATAGAAAAATCAAAAGTTGTTATGAAAATTTCAAAACGTGGCTCTGGACCTCCAGGAAGGGAACCGGTTATGACTGAAGAAGAACGAAAACAACTGATGTTACACGCGTACAAGAGACAAGAGGAATTAAAGAAATTGGACAAGGATGACGATGACAGTTATATGAATTCACAATGGGCCGACGGTCAGATGATGAAAAGGACTTTTCACGGTTTGAATAATATTTCATGGAGGCCGTAA